AGCGAGAACAAGTTGAAAGTTATAAAAGACATGGAACACAAGGGTGATCATCAGCAGCATAATATTATAAACGAATTAAATAAGACGTTTGTAACACCATTTGATAGGGAAGATATTTATAGTGTTGCTACTCTTATGGATGACATTATTGACCTTATGGAAGCAAGCAGCAGTAGATTTGTAATGTTTGATGTTCATAACACTACAGAAGAAGCTAAATTCCTTGCAGATTTAGTTGTTAAGGCTGCTAAAGAAATTATTACAATGATGACAGAATTTAAAGACATGAAAAAAAGCAAGAAATTGCAGGAATGTATAGTAAATTTAAATAGAATTGAAGAAGAAGGCGACTTGAATTTCAGAAGAGCAGTAAGAATTTTGTTCACAGAATACACTGATCCTAAAGATTTTCTTCATGTAATAAAATGGAGAGAAATATATCAGTATATGGAAAGAACATTAGATGCATGTGAAACATTAGCTAATGTTATAGAAGGAGTTGCTATGAAGAATGCTTAGTTCTGCTATGCTTATAACAATTATTATCGTAATTTTGGCTCTAACATTTGATTTTATTAATGGTTTCCACGATAGTGCTAATGCTATAGCAACATCAGTCTCAACGAGAGTTTTAAGCATGAAATCAGCAGTTATCATGTCTGCTGCATTAAACTTCTTAGGAGCCTTTATGAGTGACAAAGTAGCTAAGACAGTTGGAGATGGTATTATCGAGCCATCTAAAATAGTACCAGGTGTTATTATTGTGGCTCTTATTGCTGCTATTATATGGAATTTAATTACTTGGTATTTAGGTATACCAAGTAGTTCCTCTCACGCACTTATAGGCGGTCTTATTGGTGCAGCAATAATGTACAAGACTAGTTTTGGTGTTGTAAACTGGGTTGGATTTTTTGATAAGATAGTATTATGGTTGTTTTTATCACCTGTAATAGGATTCCTTGTTGGATATATAGTTATGATAATTATAGAATGGATATTCCGTAAATCAAAGCCAGCATCTGTAAGTAAAATTTTCTCAAAAGCTCAAATTGTATCAGCTATGCTTATGGCATTAAATCATGGTGGAAATGACGCACAAAAATCCATGGGTGTAATAACAATGGCGCTTATGAGTTCAGGACTTCTAACAACATTTTCAGTACCAGCTTGGGTTAAAGCGGCATGCGCTCTTGCTATGGCTTTAGGGACATCCTTTGGTGGATATAAAATTATAAAAACCATGGGTATGAATATGGCAAAGCTTGCTCCTGTAAATGGATTTGCTGCCGAAACTGGTGCTGCGGCTGTAATATTTTCAGCAACTATGTTCCATGCTCCAGTAAGTACAACTCAAATAATTTCAACATCAATAATGGGAGTTGCTGCTTCTAAGAGAATATCTTCAGTAAGATGGATGGTTGCAAAGGATATTTTAGTAGCCTGGGTTATAACTATGCCGGTATGTGCAGGTATTGCAGCATTATTAGCACTTTTTATAAGATAACATTATTGTAGTACATAAAAATTAATATTGATACATTTATTGTTAAAGGTACATTAAAATTTATGAAGCTTCTTAACATTCTAATTTTAAAGAGAATATTTTTAGGTTTTTTGCCCAAAATATATATAAAATTATAGGGTGTTAGGGAGATGAAAATGTGCTAAAAAGAGAAAAAATTTTAAGAGGTTTTATAAAAGTTTTCAGTATTTTTCTAGTTGTAACTTTTGTTTTTTCTTTAAGACCTCAACGTATAGAAGCGAAGAATAACAAAAAAATAATATTAATAGATCCAGGACATGGAGGTATTGATGGCGGTGCCAATTTAAAAGATGGTACTCTAGAAAAAAATATAAATCTTTCCATAAGCCTAAAACTCAAGAACAACCTTGAAAAAAAATATAAGGTTGTGATGACAAGAGAAGAGGATAAGGGTTTATATTCTGAAAATACTGATACCGTTAGAAAGAAAAAGGAAGAAGATTTAAATAATAGGTGTAAGCTCAAAAAAACTTCAAAATGTGATGCTTTTTTAAGTATTCACTTGAATATGTTTCCTGAGGCTAAGTACTCTGGAGCACAAATTTGGTATGCTAATAATGATTCAAGTAAAAAATTAGCAGGAATACTTCAAAGTAATTTTAAAGAGAAGCTTGATAAGAATAATAAAAGAAAAGAAAAAGTTTCTGTTAAAGACTATAGAGTACTAAGAAATAGTGGAGAGCTTCCATCAGTTATTATTGAATGTGGTTTTCTATCAAATCCTGAAGAAGCATCTAAACTTAAGGATTCGGCTTATCAGCAAAAGATAGCAGATACTATTGAACAATCTTTAAATGAATTTTTCGAATAATTGAATATTACACGTTATTTCAAAATAAAGACTTCCTTATGTGTCTTTATTTTGTTTTATATTTATAATAATATAATTGAATTCAAGGAGAAGGTGTTTCAATGAGAGAAGTAAATTCTAAAATCATAACTGAAGTGGTAAAGAAACTTTGTATAGAAGCGAATTATTATTTGCCACAAGATGTAAAAGAAAAAATACATAA
The Clostridium felsineum DSM 794 DNA segment above includes these coding regions:
- a CDS encoding DUF47 domain-containing protein, translated to MFSLSPKDDKFFDLFIESSNTIYETSLLFKDYVYNPQDSENKLKVIKDMEHKGDHQQHNIINELNKTFVTPFDREDIYSVATLMDDIIDLMEASSSRFVMFDVHNTTEEAKFLADLVVKAAKEIITMMTEFKDMKKSKKLQECIVNLNRIEEEGDLNFRRAVRILFTEYTDPKDFLHVIKWREIYQYMERTLDACETLANVIEGVAMKNA
- a CDS encoding inorganic phosphate transporter; translation: MLSSAMLITIIIVILALTFDFINGFHDSANAIATSVSTRVLSMKSAVIMSAALNFLGAFMSDKVAKTVGDGIIEPSKIVPGVIIVALIAAIIWNLITWYLGIPSSSSHALIGGLIGAAIMYKTSFGVVNWVGFFDKIVLWLFLSPVIGFLVGYIVMIIIEWIFRKSKPASVSKIFSKAQIVSAMLMALNHGGNDAQKSMGVITMALMSSGLLTTFSVPAWVKAACALAMALGTSFGGYKIIKTMGMNMAKLAPVNGFAAETGAAAVIFSATMFHAPVSTTQIISTSIMGVAASKRISSVRWMVAKDILVAWVITMPVCAGIAALLALFIR
- the cwlD gene encoding N-acetylmuramoyl-L-alanine amidase CwlD, with protein sequence MLKREKILRGFIKVFSIFLVVTFVFSLRPQRIEAKNNKKIILIDPGHGGIDGGANLKDGTLEKNINLSISLKLKNNLEKKYKVVMTREEDKGLYSENTDTVRKKKEEDLNNRCKLKKTSKCDAFLSIHLNMFPEAKYSGAQIWYANNDSSKKLAGILQSNFKEKLDKNNKRKEKVSVKDYRVLRNSGELPSVIIECGFLSNPEEASKLKDSAYQQKIADTIEQSLNEFFE